From Actinomycetes bacterium, one genomic window encodes:
- a CDS encoding MIP/aquaporin family protein — protein sequence MLRRNTLLGELSAELLGTFTLIVFGCGVVAQTVLTPFTAGAQSIHWAWGIGVVMGIYVAGGISGAHINPAVTVALALRRGFPWAKVGPYALAQLVGAFLAALVIRWNYWEAFDKFDPAKTNKSQVVFNTYPGNNSSDMPNISQLGALRDQIIGTAVLVLLVLAITDARNMAPGANLAPFIIGLVVVGIGMTLGANAGYAINPARDLGPRLAAWISGWADAFADQRGDFYAWVPIVGPLIGGPLGGYVYDWFIGGYLPAEPEVGRVVEEPDTGRPVDTTRPRPEAT from the coding sequence CTGTTGAGACGGAACACGCTGCTGGGGGAGCTGTCGGCTGAGCTTCTTGGCACGTTCACGCTGATCGTCTTCGGCTGCGGGGTGGTCGCCCAGACCGTGCTGACCCCGTTCACCGCCGGGGCCCAGTCCATCCACTGGGCGTGGGGCATCGGCGTCGTCATGGGCATCTACGTCGCCGGCGGGATCAGCGGTGCCCACATCAATCCGGCGGTCACCGTCGCACTGGCGCTGCGGCGCGGCTTCCCCTGGGCGAAGGTCGGCCCGTACGCGCTGGCCCAGCTGGTCGGGGCGTTCCTGGCCGCGCTGGTGATCCGCTGGAACTACTGGGAGGCCTTCGACAAGTTCGACCCGGCCAAGACCAACAAGAGCCAGGTCGTGTTCAACACCTACCCGGGCAACAACAGCTCCGACATGCCGAACATCTCGCAGCTCGGGGCGCTGCGCGACCAGATCATCGGCACGGCCGTGCTGGTGCTGCTGGTGCTTGCCATCACCGACGCCCGCAACATGGCGCCGGGGGCGAACCTGGCCCCGTTCATCATCGGGCTGGTCGTGGTCGGGATCGGGATGACGCTGGGCGCCAACGCGGGGTATGCGATCAACCCGGCGCGTGACCTCGGGCCGCGGCTGGCGGCCTGGATCAGCGGGTGGGCCGACGCGTTCGCCGACCAGCGGGGCGACTTCTACGCCTGGGTGCCGATCGTGGGGCCGCTGATCGGCGGGCCGCTCGGCGGCTACGTCTACGACTGGTTCATCGGCGGCTACCTGCCCGCCGAACCCGAGGTCGGCCGCGTCGTCGAAGAGCCCGACACCGGCAGACCCGTCGACACCACAAGGCCGCGTCCCGAAGCGACCTGA